The DNA region CTTAATCCATGTGCCCTAAACTATCTTGTCTCAAAATAGCATAGAATCTTTTGATGAAATTATGCCAAACCTCTGTAGGAAACCAATGCAAGGCCTAAAAGAAAGGTTACACTTTTTTCTTTCTACAAAAATACACATGTAGAAGAGCaaaatgataatgatattgtTGATCAAAATCCTCAATTAGAAGAGGATCTAGCTCCAGCTCCCCCTAAAGTTCAGAGATTAAATTCAGATGCTAGTGTTCTGATTGTAGAACGTGATCATGGTTTACGTTGTCAAATTTAGGACTATCCTCTTGATGAACAAGATCAAGCTTGCAGAATATACATCATGCATGGTCCGTTCCAATTTATGAAGGATAAGTATCCATATTCTGGTCCCAAATCTATCGACGTTGCTTTCAGTCACATTAATTCAAAGCGTTTCCTTGGTTAGAATACTCTCCTACAAAAGATGCGGCATTTTGCTTTCCTTGCTATTTATTTTCTAAGAAACCATCAGGAAAGGCAGGATCAGATGTGTTTACAGTGAAGGGTTTCAATTCTTGGAAAAAAGGTGAAAGGAAAGGATTGTGCATTCATATCTCACATGGGAAAAGATAGTAACTCTGCTCATAGTTATAATGTTACATGCTATAATAATTTAAAGAATCAACCAAGTGGGCAGCTTAAAAGGACGGTGGTGAAGCGATCAACCGAAGATGTCAAGCGAAATAGGCTTCGACTAAGAGTAACAATTGACATTGTCCGGATGTTAGCATTCCAAACTTGTGCTTTCCGTGGACATGATGAATCTACAGATTCAAAGAACCGAGGCTTTCTTGAGATGGTAAAACTTCTAGCTGAATATGATGACGAGGTCAAGGCAGTTGTTCTAGGTAATGCTCTAGGTAATGCAAAATACACCTCACCGATGATTCAGAAAGAAATCCTTGATATTATGGCTTCTAAAATCTAAAAGTTAATTCATGATGAGATTGGTGATGCAAAATTTTGCTTGATTGTTGATGAATCTAGAGATGAATCTGCTAGAGAACAAATGGCACTTGTTGTTCCTTTTGTTGATAAAGATGGCTTCATTCAAGAACGCTTTCTTGATATTGCTCATGTTCATGATACAACATCTGCAACACTTAAGAAAGAGATATGCTCTTTATTAGCTAGCCATAAATTAGATGTTCAAAATATTCGAGGACAAGGGTATGATGGTGCTAGTAACATGCgtggagagtggaaagggctaCAAGCAAAATTTCTTGCAGATTGTCCTTATGCATATTATGTCCATTGTTTTGCTCATCAATTACAATTAGCTCTTGTTGCTGCATCTAAGGAAGTGCCAGAGGTTTCTAATTTTTTTTATCATCTTAGTTTTGTTGTTAACACTGTTGTGTCTTCTAGTAAGAGAAATGATGACTTGCGTACTTATCAAATAGCTGAAATGGAAAATCTTATTGATCTTAGGGAGCTGGAAACTGGAAGTGGAGCTAACCAAATTGGAACTTTAAAGTGGGCAGGTGAGACTAGGTGGAGCTTTCATTATGACTCTATTTGCAGTTTTTTAAGGTTGTACAAACCTATATACTTAGTGCTCAAGGATATTGCTAATACAAAAGATCCAGGGACTAAGGCTTCAGTTAGAGGGAAGGCTGCTGATGTTGTTACATTGATGATGATATTTGATTTTGTATTCATTTTGCATGTTATGAAAGAAATTATGGGCATAACAGACATGCTTTGCAAAATGTTACAGCATAAGTCATAAGATATTGTGAATGTTATGGATGATGTAGCCACCACAAAAAGATTGATTCAGGAGTTAAGAGACCAAGGTTGGAGCCAGCTTATTAGTGATGTGACATCTTTTTGTTTGAAATAAGGGATTGTTTGTCCATATATGAAAGACTTATATGGAGATTTCATTAGATCTCGGGCACCCAATGAGACTACATTTGAGCAACACTATAGATATGATATCTTCACTATTGCCATAGATCAACAAGCATAAGGGTTGAATTGCAGATTCAGTGCACAAGCAACAGAGCTTCTCATTTTGTGTACATCTTTGGATCCAAGTGATTCATTCAGTTCATTCAACATTGATACAGTGTGCTCTCTAGCTTCAAAGTTCTATCCTGCTGATTTTTTAAACAAGAGAGAGCCAACTTAAGATGTCAACTATGTTATTACGAGCTTGATGTACCCACcaatccaaagtttcaaaatttaACAAGTGCAGCTGATCTTTGTCATCGACTTGTAGAAACTAAAAAAGCAGATGATTATCATTTGATTCATAGGTATGCTCTTATTTTATATTATAGATACTTAATTACTTAACTAGAAAATTATAACATCAATTAGTAATATTTCTTTTTTCATGTGCAGGTTGATTCGCCTTATTCTTACTTTACCAGTTTCAACTGCAACTACAGAACGCGCATTTTCAGCAATAAAAATTAATAAGACTAGACGACAAAACAAGATGGAAGATGATTTTTTTAAGAAATTGCCTGGTACTCTATATCGAAAGAGAGAATGCAATGAAGGTCACGACATATTCAATTATCGATGCCTTCCATACGATGAAGAATCGCGCCGTGAAATTTAAATCAACAAGTAAGATATATTGATCACTTTTGCAAGTTATTTGCTTTTGTGTATTGCTATTGCGTAGTTTATTACTATACTTTGCTAGCTAGCGTATGCTTGGGTGGATAATGAAAAATTAGGATAAATTATTAAATTCTTGAACCACATATATATTTATCCGTCCCCCTTAAATTTGTCCCCAATTCCACCACTGCATTCGTGGTATCGGCGTCCATCGCCAGAGCAGCGCACGCGGGGGCGAGCTTCTTCTCCACCCTGTTCCGCGCGGCTGCCTCCGCTGCCGCCTCGGTGTACGAGACCCtgaagagggcggcggcggccgccgccaccttcttcAACTCGAAGAAGGGCAGGATCGTCGCCGTGGCCCTCGCGGTGGGGCTGTGCCTCGCATTCTGCTTCGCGCCCGCCGCGGCCGGGGCCATGATGGCGGCGCCAGGTGCCGGCGGCCTCATGATCCTTCGTTCCGCGTTCGAGGCGAACGCGGCGCTCTATTTCGGCTTGCTCCACTCTGCCGGTCCAGCTGCCGCGGTTGCATCGGTGGTTGCTGCCATGGCCCTGTAACCTGTGCCCCTCCTGTGTGTTGCAGACCCGTTCTCGGAAAGTGTTCACGCCCCTTTACAGTTTAGTATTTGGTTAGCCGGTTGATCTTATGTAGGGGCAGGATGTCTGTTCTCAGTTCGGTCGTAGCTGCAGAGTCAGCGTATCATGAATTTGGGCTGCGTTTTATTCTTGAAACTTTGCCAATTTTCGTTTCCCTAAAAATTATCTGTCATTTAAATCTACATAGCACCTTGCCTGGCGTTGCTACACTATGATAAGATGTTCTGATATTTTGTTCTTTTATCTATTAGTACCGTTTGAACCATATGAATTGAGAaatgcaaaaaagaaaaaataggaCCAGTGTGCCATACCATATATATGTAGGCAAATCTTAAGAAACGCCGGAATGCAGAATTTATTGAATGGAACCATTTGGATGCTTCACAAGGATGGTGGGAAGCCTCATCATGCCACTGGTACACGACATGTATTTAGTGATGATGAAGCGGATCGTTGGACCTCTACCATTTGATTCACATCGAAGGGTCAAAATTCAAATGACTTTGGAGTGGCCGGCCCCAAGTCCCGATTCGATCTAATGGTATGGCTCGGTAAAGCCTCTGTTCCAACTGTGCACGATCACATGCGCAACACAACCCGGCTAAGCAAGCGGCTTTTCTTCGGTAACCCATCGAGTGGGCGCCGCTTTGCTTCCCTTTTCCACTTTTTTCGCTAGCTGTTTCCCTTTTACCCCCTCGCGCCGGCTTTAAGCCCCGCCGGTCCTCCCATCCATGTCCACTCACTCACCAGCTCTCGGGGAGAGCCAAAGCAAACCAAAACCAGAGGGCAGAGCGAAGGGAGGCAGCCAGCAGCCATGGCCATccccatcgccaacatctcggccGTCGTCGCGGGTGCGATCGATGCGGCCAGGGCCGTGGCCACCGAGATGCTCCCGGCGGCCGTCACGAGGGACGCCGCAGTCGAGGCGGCCAGAGCCTCGGCCGCGTGGCTCGTGGCCCACCTCTGGGCCTGGCTCGCCGCGgcgcgggccgccgccgccgacagcCTCCcgaccggcgccgccgcggcggcggcggcggcggaggcggcgaggacCGTCGCGGGCTCCGCGGCCGAAGCCTCGGGGCCGTGGGTccacgcggcggcgcggctcctgCGCGGCGCCTACGGCTGGctggccgccgcggccgtcgaGAAGCTCCCCAACGTCGCGGCCGAGAGGTTCGTGGGCGGCGCCGTGGAGTggctcgcgcgcggccgcgTCGCCGCGGCGTGCGCGGCGCTGGCGCTCCTGGCGGTGGCCTTCCTCGGCGGCGCCGCGTGCGCGCTCACCTGCCGGACCATGAAGGGGCCCGggctcggcggcgcgcgcgtgcccCGCGCCGTGTTCGAGGCCAGCCCCAAGCGCTACTACGCCGCCGTGCGGAGTGCGCGGAAGGCGCGGCGGGCCGCCGGCGGGGCTGGAGCCGGATGCGGGAGGCTGCTTCAGGCCGGGCTTGT from Panicum hallii strain FIL2 chromosome 9, PHallii_v3.1, whole genome shotgun sequence includes:
- the LOC112873614 gene encoding uncharacterized protein LOC112873614 yields the protein MAIPIANISAVVAGAIDAARAVATEMLPAAVTRDAAVEAARASAAWLVAHLWAWLAAARAAAADSLPTGAAAAAAAAEAARTVAGSAAEASGPWVHAAARLLRGAYGWLAAAAVEKLPNVAAERFVGGAVEWLARGRVAAACAALALLAVAFLGGAACALTCRTMKGPGLGGARVPRAVFEASPKRYYAAVRSARKARRAAGGAGAGCGRLLQAGLVVALLAYLAGKVLH